One window of Solwaraspora sp. WMMA2056 genomic DNA carries:
- a CDS encoding ADP-ribosylglycohydrolase family protein has protein sequence MTSLDLCSDSLDGLSVGDALGAQFFVPGTSFAALLDGVPPAGPWPWTDDTEMACSIVAELREHDGIDQDHLAARFAEHFEPYRGYGAGAVVLLRQVRQGVAWRDAAGAAFDGQGSMGNGAAMRVAPLGAFHAGDNRTAALQAWRSAEVTHAHPDAVLGAVAVAVAAAEAGWSRLTRSRPEPAELLDVVLAHLIDGRLHAGIVRARRLLGVSVAEAAYELGNGSQVLAFDTVPFALWVAATRLADYPAAIHACVEAGGDVDTTAAIVGGVVAAYTGSGPGGIPAEWLARREPLPDHVRR, from the coding sequence ATGACGTCGCTCGACCTCTGCTCCGACAGTCTTGACGGGCTTTCCGTCGGTGATGCCCTCGGCGCCCAGTTCTTCGTCCCCGGCACCAGCTTTGCCGCTCTACTCGACGGGGTTCCGCCGGCCGGGCCGTGGCCGTGGACCGACGACACCGAGATGGCCTGCTCGATCGTCGCCGAGTTGCGCGAGCACGACGGCATCGACCAGGACCACCTGGCGGCCCGGTTCGCCGAGCACTTCGAGCCGTACCGGGGCTACGGTGCCGGCGCGGTGGTCCTGCTGCGCCAGGTCCGCCAGGGCGTCGCCTGGCGGGACGCCGCCGGCGCGGCGTTCGACGGCCAGGGATCGATGGGCAACGGCGCAGCGATGCGGGTCGCCCCGCTCGGCGCCTTCCACGCCGGCGACAACCGTACGGCCGCTCTGCAGGCCTGGCGGTCGGCGGAGGTCACCCACGCCCACCCCGACGCCGTCCTGGGCGCGGTGGCGGTCGCCGTCGCGGCGGCCGAAGCCGGCTGGTCCCGGCTGACCCGGTCGCGGCCCGAGCCTGCCGAACTGCTCGACGTGGTGCTGGCCCACCTGATCGACGGCCGACTGCACGCAGGGATCGTCCGGGCCAGACGGTTGCTGGGGGTCAGCGTCGCCGAGGCGGCGTACGAGTTGGGCAACGGGTCGCAGGTGCTGGCCTTCGACACCGTTCCGTTCGCGTTGTGGGTCGCCGCTACCCGGCTCGCCGACTACCCGGCGGCGATCCACGCCTGCGTCGAGGCCGGCGGTGACGTCGACACGACCGCGGCGATCGTCGGTGGCGTCGTGGCCGCGTACACCGGCTCCGGACCGGGCGGGATCCCGGCGGAGTGGCTGGCCCGCCGCGAGCCGCTCCCCGACCACGTACGCCGATGA
- a CDS encoding DUF4041 domain-containing protein, with amino-acid sequence MSTYRFNTPPGWPVPPPQWVPPAGWKPDPTWPAAPLDWNWWIPTETPTGQTKDMPLADPSAAHPPVIPGPATTTTTPAHIDHSASVEHPAQAGLSTYPGRASAEPPAAVPPAAIVAAPTVSTGTGPNIIRPVQRSGRGGLFGGKKQLEEENEELRRQLTTLLGLDPTAVANEASALQTQVQQLQAEQRMLHGQLARLRAELVRTSEDAELQEVGIYQYRHPLADALAYKTQLADLSDRVKSMARGGTAVQANNGWTVNGSAAEGRKMVREYTKLMLRAYNAEADSCVSRVQPHRRHTTVERLDKVANTIAKLGKTMGIRIDPEYHRLRAYEIDLTADYRAKLEEEKERIREERERQREERAATAELEREKARLAKEQSHYQAALAKLQAKGDDAGAAELAAKLCEIGEAIAGVEERAANVRAGYVYVISNIGAFGPRMVKIGMTRRLDPEDRVRELGDASVPFKFDTHALIFSEDAVGLEAKLHNALAEQRVNKVNHRREFFYADPAQVRDLLQEIAGQHLLAYHERAEALEWRASGAHQQQTQPVAHHSSLLTPVAG; translated from the coding sequence ATGTCGACGTATCGTTTCAACACGCCGCCCGGCTGGCCTGTACCGCCGCCACAATGGGTGCCACCAGCAGGGTGGAAACCCGATCCGACATGGCCTGCCGCGCCGCTGGACTGGAACTGGTGGATCCCTACAGAGACGCCGACAGGGCAGACCAAGGACATGCCGCTGGCGGACCCTTCGGCCGCGCATCCGCCGGTCATTCCCGGGCCAGCGACAACAACCACCACACCGGCGCACATCGACCACTCCGCGTCGGTCGAGCACCCTGCCCAGGCTGGCCTGTCGACCTACCCCGGCCGCGCATCCGCCGAACCGCCAGCGGCCGTTCCCCCAGCGGCCATCGTGGCTGCGCCTACGGTGTCGACGGGCACCGGACCGAACATCATCCGGCCGGTGCAACGAAGCGGCCGAGGTGGCCTGTTCGGCGGGAAGAAGCAGCTGGAGGAGGAGAACGAGGAACTACGTCGACAGCTGACCACGTTGCTCGGGCTTGACCCCACCGCCGTGGCCAACGAGGCATCCGCGCTGCAGACTCAGGTGCAGCAGCTTCAGGCCGAGCAACGCATGCTGCATGGTCAGCTCGCTCGGCTGCGTGCCGAACTCGTCCGCACTTCCGAGGACGCCGAGCTTCAGGAGGTCGGCATCTACCAGTATCGGCATCCGCTGGCTGATGCACTGGCCTACAAGACCCAACTGGCAGACCTGTCGGACCGGGTCAAGTCGATGGCCCGGGGCGGCACGGCGGTGCAGGCCAACAACGGCTGGACGGTGAACGGCTCCGCCGCCGAGGGACGCAAGATGGTCCGCGAATACACCAAACTGATGCTGCGCGCGTACAACGCCGAGGCGGACAGTTGCGTATCGCGAGTGCAGCCGCATCGACGTCACACGACCGTCGAGCGTCTCGACAAGGTCGCCAATACGATCGCGAAGCTCGGTAAGACCATGGGGATCCGGATCGACCCAGAGTATCACCGGCTGCGAGCGTACGAGATCGACCTGACTGCCGACTACCGTGCCAAGCTGGAGGAGGAGAAGGAACGGATCCGCGAGGAACGCGAGCGGCAGCGGGAGGAACGGGCGGCAACCGCTGAGTTGGAACGCGAGAAGGCGCGACTGGCCAAAGAGCAGTCCCACTACCAGGCCGCGCTCGCCAAACTGCAGGCGAAGGGTGACGACGCGGGGGCCGCCGAGCTGGCGGCCAAACTGTGCGAGATCGGTGAGGCGATCGCCGGGGTCGAGGAACGCGCGGCGAATGTTCGGGCCGGCTATGTCTACGTCATCTCGAACATTGGCGCGTTCGGGCCGAGGATGGTCAAGATCGGGATGACGCGGCGCCTTGACCCCGAGGACCGGGTTCGGGAGCTCGGCGACGCCTCAGTGCCGTTCAAGTTCGACACTCACGCGCTGATCTTCAGCGAGGACGCGGTCGGGCTGGAGGCCAAGCTGCACAACGCACTAGCCGAGCAGCGGGTGAACAAGGTGAATCACCGTCGGGAGTTCTTCTACGCCGACCCCGCGCAGGTCCGCGACCTGCTGCAGGAGATCGCCGGCCAGCACCTGCTGGCCTACCACGAGCGTGCCGAAGCTCTTGAATGGCGGGCCAGCGGCGCACACCAGCAGCAGACCCAGCCAGTGGCCCATCATTCCTCGCTCTTGACGCCGGTCGCCGGCTGA